gaatgatccatcgcatctcccagaAACGtttaacatacatctgtaaaatgatagtctagaaactagagctttggttgtcttcctctcaggcttccatgtcttctccctggacctcctcaatgtccacctcttgaacatcagactctgaggcctcatcttcactgtcactttccaaccttgttgaggatggctcgttatCAAATTTGcttggatggccaccaatttttcaccaagaacctcatccaggccaaggtggcgagacacggtagtgaagacaccataggccttgttgatctctgcaccagacatgatgccagcatacttggggtccaacatgtacgctgcattGTGTAtaggcttcaggcagaagtcttcatgctttttgatgcatttcagaactgcagtttccactgcttggagcaacagtgaagtgggcagKGCAGTACGGacttcttctcttacatctgaacatcagacaggatggcgttgtctccctcaatccgtgcaatggctactgctatcggtttcaggctgcttaccattctctcccaaaatacatcatcttggaggatcctcttgatggggctgtccatatcggcagactgtgatatgaccatttcttggagagactccttcccctccaggagactgtcaatttttatttaaatatttttaaaacttatttatctaggcaggtcagttaagaagaaattcttatttacaatgacggcttaggaacagtgccttgttcaggggcaaaaggacagatttttatcttgtcagctcggggatccgatctagcaaccttttggttactggcccaacctctaaccactaggctacctgtgggctcaatagcatctcattagtgtgcaagatcttgagaatcagctttacatgtgatggaagaatgcactgtgcatgcagagagaGGGTTGCAactccattgaattggggatagtttaaccaaaatatgccacaagacctagaattgccttatgtgtatcccacaaaaaaaggttcactgttaactttttaaaaatgaatttaagcaaaattccccaaattccagggcttaacttcccatggaaagtttccggGAAAATGtcggaaatttaccggaaagtttccgaccctttgcaaccctagtattGCGTAATAAACATCACACTGACTGGTGTTTCATTAAGGATCATTGTGCTGACAACTATCCCATGTATTTATTGGTGCCATGTGTGACTATTTCCCATGTGGTGTTGACTGTTCCGATGTACAAGCTATCTATTAACCAACCTTGCTTCACTTCCACATGCTTGCCAGTGTTCACAGATCGTAGGCAAACGCACACCAACTGGGGTGCATTTACTACACGCCAAATGGGGAGGGACCTACTTGAATttttccaataagaaacactagtTTTCCTTaatgttttccgttgcaaaaatgTTGCTACggtttgcactaatgaatacaccccgtTCAGAGAACTTTTCGACTGTCCCctcgttttgtttttgtgtcgTCAGGTTGATTGGTGGATCTGAGAACAGGCTCATCTACAGACACTATGCCACGCTCTACTTTGTATTCTGCGTCGATTCCTCTGAGAGCGAGCTTGGTATCCTAGATCTTATCCAGGTAACGTTTCTCAAGTCTTGGGGGGATCGTTTTTTGTTGTCGAACTATGAACATTTGGTACCACCATCTTAGACTAGCTTGTTGTTGGTGGACGTGTCATTGATGGAGTGAAACAATGGCCAACCTAACTCGGTAGATTATTACTGTTCAGTGAATGTAATTGTCTCTCCACAGGTGTTTGTGGAAACACTGGACAAATGCTTCGAGAATGTCTGTGAACTTGACTTAATTTTCCACGTGGACAAGGTACAAAGTATTGTATCAACCATATCCTAGCAATACGCTGTTCATTGTAATATGTCCTATATCAGAGACAGTTAAATGTTCACGGTGAATGTGTGACTCCCCATAGACACTGACTGTGCCACTGTGTAATTAATTTACTATAAGACTGTCTAGGTGAATTTATCACCCCTGTGATAACGCTCGGTCCTGCTGGCTCGTCATATCTAGCCAAGTCTGTTGCGGCAAAGCAGGATATTGCGTTACTTCCTGCACAGGTTGCCTCATTTCACGCAGAAAGATGCCATTGATATTCATGTGTACACAGGGTAATATGAGCAAAAAGAAAGCAAGATAATTGTGACAGCAGTAATCTATAACCTAGTCTGGGAAAACCCAGACCCAGGGCTATGCCATTGGTGTATGCAGGAACATTGTTAATGACCAAAGCAACCTATCTGCCTTGAGGAAACGAAGCAATctacataaaacaaacaaattataAATGAGACTTGGTGTGATTTTATGTTTGCATATCGAATATTTTTACATGAGATAAGGTTGCATGTGTATATCTCTCATCAGGTCATCTGTTTTCAAGGGTTGTACGTCTCCTGTTCACATTTGTTTAGCCTCTTCAATATCAAACAATAATAATTATGTAttttaattgtctaagaaaaaaAATCCTCTTTGAAATAGATCCTGTAGGTTCCAAATCTGTGAAAGGCACACAGaaaaagtcccccccccccagaaaaacaTATTTGGGTCACAGAAATGGAATGTTTTCTCAGTCAGAGAATAACCTGTTAATAGATCGTCTTCTATTGAACCTGTAGGTCCACAATATACTGGCAGAGATGGTGATGGGGGGGATGGTGCTGGAGACCAACATGAATGAGATCATCATACAGGTGGACGCCCAAAACAAAATGGAGAAATCGGAGGTAAGAGTACTTCTCTAGGACTTCCTATACTCCGGGTACATGCAGGCATGCGTGTATGCTGGACCCTGCATGTCCTTCTTGTGATGCTCCTGATAAGTATTTGTGCTCTCTGGCGCTCCACTGCTGCACTGCTGCACCACATAGAATGCCATTCTCTTCCAACCTACTCCCAAAgatataatcatcatcatcataaaacACTGTCTCTTCTACCGAATGTACACATTTTCCAATGCATCTGCGTAATCTTGATCCTCAATAATCACACACCCTCATGAGATACATTGCTCATCCCACTCTACAGACTGGAAATGTCCTGTTGGTGTATTTTGCTTAAATGTGGAGGGGGTGGTAGTGTTTGGATGACCTGAATGGTTAGTTGTGGTCATTCTGATGTTAAAGTTGTCCTGAGCTGAGCTTGTTAACATCTGTGATATCTTGTAGGTGAGTTGTCCACGATGTTAAAGCCTAGATATTGCTTTGTTCTCATGCAGCTGTTGTCACTTTTTTCCTAATTCATTTGCAGATCTCTTTGAATATAGTCTTTACATTTCACCATTCATGAAAACAGATTGTTACAGCCAGAGACAATTTCATGGAATCATTACCATTTGCCAATGGCAGAACAATGCCATTATGACTTAGACAAGATGTATTttaaattgacacacacacacaaagttctctagttaaataaatgaatatGAAGCGAAATATTTAAAAGCCACAAATGTTTATCAGTAAGTTCTTTGAAGGAGATATTTTGTTAGGTTACGTTTGCTTGGCTGTTATTGCAATGTAGTGCTACTACACAATATAAGGTTACATGGTGAAACTCTGAAGTCCCATGGATGTGTAACTTGCTGTTAAGTTCTTTTTGTTTCAAACATCTACAGATGTTTTACCTCACTGTAGCAGTGTGGCTGTGTTTAACAATGAAAACAATGCTTTGGTAACAACTTTAGGCCGTATTTTGTGGTTGATCAAATGGAATCATTATTGACATGTAAGCCGAGTCTTTGACTGTTCAACAAACAGATGTGCTCTGTCTTTTCCTTCTTGGACCTACCCTAGACCACAGTGTTCCTCATAATCATTCAAACTTCAACACCAATGCTAATTCTGAGTCATAAGAATGATGTAAACTAAATAAATTCCAagcagtatgtaaaaaaaaagaaaaaaaagaatgtcaATACAAATTGGTTTAGAATGATAGGCTGGATTTAGTTCACTTTCACATGCTCAACCAGCTCAATGTAAAACTCTAACTGTTTCTTTGACTTTGGAGATGTTGAGGCCTCTCAGGTCAGTGTCTATGAATGTGGTCTACGGTAGGTCTTATCACTttctatttatactgaacaaaaatataaacacaacaatttcaaaggttttactgagttacagttcatatgaggaaatcagtcaattgaaataagttcattaggccataatctatggatttcacatgactgggcaggggagcagccatgggtggtcctgggagggtataggcccacccactcgggtgccaggcccagccaatccgaATGAGTCTTTCCCCACAcaagggttttattacagacaaaaatacatcagaaaaaaatacatcagctgtccgggtggctggtctcagacgatcctgcaggtgaagaagccgggtatggaggtcctgggctggtgtggttacacatggtctgcggttgtgaggccgtttggacgtactgccaaattctctaacacGACGTTGTAGCCggtttatgatagagaaattaacattctattctgtggcaacagctctggtggacattcctgcagtcagcatgcgaaTATCACGCTCCCTcaagaaatctgtggcattgtgttgtgtgacaaaactgcacattttagagtggccttttattgtctccagcacaaggtgcacctgtgtaatgatcatgctgttcaatcagcttcttgatatgccacacctgtcaggtggatagattaggttggcaaaggagaaatactcactaacagggatataaacaaatttgtgcacaaaatctgagctCAATAAGCTTTTCGTgcttatgaaacatttctgggatattttatttctgctcatgaaacatggcaccaacactttacatgctgtttatattgttgttcagtgtatatataaactgtaattactttgaTCTGCTTTAACAACATTCCTCATTCCTCTTTTTCCCTGACGCTTTCTAGTTCTTTCCATTCTTCTCTCTTTACAGACGTTTATCTTTCAGTCTCCCAGACAGGACAGGTAGACACAGGTACTGCTAAATTTCCAACCAAGTACTGTAACCTCCCAAATTTACACTATACCTAGTTCTCCATGGGCCGACCACTTAATAGCAAAACGACGTCACTaacatcaaaatattttagaGCAGACCCAACAATTTATCACTGTTACTTAAAGAGAGTAATGAAACCCCATATTGCTTAGCTACTATTAAGGAAATTGCTTAACATGTTTCAATTATCATTTGAAACTTCCATGTATGGTGACAGTAAATAGTTTTTAGGATAACAGGGACTTAATATTGGGCAGACTAGTGTTAGCCATACAGAATTGTTTGTCAGCTATACCTGccatagtttatttatttttattttgcctgaatcaaaaaaataaataggtcCTATCATAGcccaaataaaatatgtttttacagCTGATTTATTACTATGTCATACACTACAACTAGGGTCTGGAGTTGTTTAGCCtactaccagatcaggaaaaTGCCCTAGGAAAATAATCCCCCTACCACTCTGGGACATGTGGTGCCACCTCTGTAATCACCACACAGGGTTACAAGTGAAAAAACATCTCCTATTCGTATGATCTACATTTTGCTTCCATAGCTTTACGTGGCTCAGTGCAGCCAGCAGCTACTTCCATAGCTTTACGTGGCTCAGTGCAGCCAGCAGCTACTTCCATAGCTTTACGTGGCTCAGTCAGCCAGCACTACTTCCAAGCTTCGTGCTCATGCAGCCAGCAGCTAACTCCATATTTGTGTTCTACGGGCCAGTGCAGCCAGCAGCTACTTCCATAGCTTTACGTGGCTCAAGTGCAGCCAGCAGCTACTTCCATATGCTTTATCGTGGCTCAGTGCAGCCAGCAGCTACTTCCAATGCTTTTACGTGGCTCAGTGCAGCCAGCAGCTACTCCATAGCTTTACGTGGCTCAGTGCAGCAGAAGCTACTTCCATAGCTTTACGTGGCTCAGTGCAGCCAAGCAGTACTTCCATAGCTTTACGTGGCTCAGTGCAGCCAGCAGCTACTTCATAGCTTTACGTGGCTCAGTGCAGCAGCAGCTACTTCCATAGCTTTACGTGGCTCAGTGCAGCCAAGCAGCTACTTCCATAGCTTTACGTGGCTCAGTGCAGCCAGCAGCTACTTCCATAGCTTTACGTGGCTCAGTGCAGCCAGCAGCTActgcaaaaaaaattctgaatggtacAGGCTGTTACTGCAATTTCAGGTAACTCAATAAAACAAGTCTCAAATATTAGGAAtaatacatttcagctgtttcaaaaacattgctccGCTATTACCATTTATACTTTGGGAGTGTTGGCTCAATGAGACCATTCTGTTTACACCTGCTTCAAGGGTGGCAACTGTCACCTCCAGATGTAGCGCGAGAGACGTGGCAAGTATGCaagtttacatttgagtaatacGTGTAGCCGACGGTACTTTTACCAAAAGTATAGTAAGTAagaagagcagtggaggctgctgagggaaggacggctcCTAATAATGTCTgtaacagagcaaatggaatggcatcaaacacctggaaaccatgtgttttgatgtatttgataccattacactccttccgctccagccattaccacgagcccgtcctccccaattaaggtgccaccgaccTCCTGTGGTGAGGCTCTAAGAGGTGCAATTATACTGTTCACATGTCTGGTCTGGCTCGGTGTTTGTGTCTGTAACAGAGGTCTCGTCTCAATTTCGCAGGTGCTGAAAATTTCAAGCCACATCTCGCTAGGCTCATAGCTAGCCAAGTACAACACAGCATGTTTATCTCTACGGGTCCTTGTCACCACGCTCTGCTTTGCTGCCCTATAACTCTCATCAGACTGCTTTTATGACACGTGTAAACCACTGTTTACATACATGAaatgtgtccccccccccccctggtgtGTGTCATCAGTGTTTATTAATCAACAGACCATATCCCAAGCCAGTCATTTGGTTTTCCAGGCAGTCACAGCTCAGCGCCAAGGTCAGTAAAAACCCAGGGTTGTTCTCATTGAGGACAGTAGCTACTCTGTATTGTCACTCAACTTGAGGGCAGCAAAATTTATGAAGGACACTTAAACTGACCTTGTGTTTTTAATTACAGAGAATGAAATTAGAATTCTGTGTATGTCAAGGGTTATaactggttcagggaacagaactggAACCTGGAAGGAAAGTGagctatactgttccggaaccgaactgttattttaaaagcattggaACCGGTTAATACTATTATTTTAAGTTCCGGGCAACAAGAAAAAAATCTCCCACAAAAACCCagcaaagcgcctatgcaaagtcCTCCCTCTGTCAATCTGAAACTTCTTCCagcgtctgcctgccagctgaacaTCTTTGCCAGTgcgtgtgtaggctacctgcccctccccctccgaaGCATAGCAATAGCCTACTGATGTTACAAGTGTGATTCAGAACATAGGGAGAGACATTTCttattagagaagaatggatttacTTTTTCATTGCTGGTttgggatactatagttatcacatttcacattggatttattaaccacaaaaaggtaagatgtgtttttaattttggtgccgctctgcacacagaAGCTTGTTAGTGATCTAGCatctctggtccaacgttaagccaactctgaaattcaaagacattcaaaattCCTCTATAGATGCCGCTCCTCCGTATGTATAATTCTTTATTTTGTTSGTCGGGAACATTGGAACAGAACGAAGGGTTCTGCTCAGAACAAAaccattggaaaataattttaGAAATGGCTAAACAACTGGTTTAAACATTTAGTGAATGCTACTGATTTAATATTTGTAACCGGTCCTATGGTATTTGAAAAGAGATGCCTAGTTCTACTCATTTTCACAACTAGAAAGTGTAGCCTAGTAGCTAGAAGCTGATTGAATTTAAATGTTTGGGTCTGACTGTTGAAGATGCTGTGGAAGAACAGCTGTGATTTTTAAAAGCAATCCCTCAATCTAGGGATCAAGAAATGTTATTCATAGCAaatgtccattacttattttGCTATTGACATTTCAACCAATTTAGTTTTGTATCTCAAATTATATTAGATAAACTTTTATATAATTTTCTATTGAACAAtgctttgaaattcactgctttagTGTTTCTCAGTATACCGTAGAGTAGACACCCTGCTGTGTCACAGTATTACAACAATTCCCCACATGGTTCATGTCATTGGGTAATGCCGTGGAAATAACTCTCAACATAGAAGATGCAAGCGACAGCTATTCAATGTACTTTTTAAAATAATCAAACATTAGCCTAGATTGAACATAGTCACCCACGTTACCAACTATTAAGTCCTTACCTTACCGTGTGAAGAGTTCCCTTCTGAGTTGTTAAAATTGTAATGTATTACAGTATATCCTTGAAAAAGTTGCTAAATGTTCTAACTGGTAAAACAGTCGGTTTGTTGTACTTCAGGAATGGTCATAAAAAGGTCTACGAAACTATTATGAATTCTCATAATGGTGTTATATTTCACTGAGAAATATTTAAGCTGTAAGAAATGTTCAcacagatttgtttttatttattcaacctttaattaactaggcaagtcagttaagagcaaattattatttacaatgacggcctaccccggccaaaccctcccttaactctgatggcgctgggccaattttgcgccgccatatgggactcccgatcatagccagttgtgatacagccttggatcgaacccgggtctgtagtgatgcagtgccttagaccgctgcgccactcggtccCCCTCACATACAGATGTGAGTAAGCAGTAAATATTAGTGTAGAGTGATTTACATTAGGCCATCTGATATTGCTCTAGTTAGTTTCCCAAGACACATAGCCTATATAAGACATTTCACTTCAGTCACATGCCCAATTTATGTTTTCTAAATTCTATAAGCAttctataatttcctcctcatatcaAAATCCATTTTTTTCTGCTTTACCCAATTCTCTCCTTGCATTTGTATCCTTATCAGTCTTTAAGAATTTGGTTGGTTCACTTTTCAAGCAATGCTGCCTCTGTCTTTTTAAAAGTAAATTTAATATTTTAAGATCAATGAACGTAGCACTATGTTCTCATAGTTGAGTCATAATTGGCCCTGGTTGTTATGTAAATCATAAATGAACCAAATATTGCTTGTGCATATGAAGCTAGGCATTTGAATGTACATTTGCACATGGTCTGTTTTTAATAGTTGATGCTTTGCATTTTGTCTGGTGTCTGTGGTGCTGTATGTTTCGTCCTGTGCGGTTGTGTGTCCCTGTCCATTGTGAGGGTCGAGTGGTGTAAGTGTTTCTAGGTACTCTTAACTCtgttatatttatgttttgtatCTAGGCTGGTATTGCAGGAGCCCCTGCTCGCGCAGT
This portion of the Salvelinus sp. IW2-2015 linkage group LG15, ASM291031v2, whole genome shotgun sequence genome encodes:
- the LOC111974549 gene encoding AP-3 complex subunit sigma-1, encoding MIKAILIFNNHGKPRLSKFYEHYNEDTEQQIIRETFHLVSKRDENVCNFLEGGMLIGGSENRLIYRHYATLYFVFCVDSSESELGILDLIQVFVETLDKCFENVCELDLIFHVDKVHNILAEMVMGGMVLETNMNEIIIQVDAQNKMEKSEAGIAGAPARAVSAVKNMNLPEMPRNINIGDISIKVPNLPSFK